GACCTTCGATCCGTTACCGTGGTGCGCGTCTGTTCGCACCCGCACACGGGTGTGCGCGGCACCGGGTGGGCCGGGGAAGGTTCCGTGGACTCCTCTTCTCCAGCTTTTCGGTCACCCGTACCGCTTCGAGGAGGTACGGTCGATTCCGTCCCGCCGCACCGGTTTCGTTCGGAAGACGGCACGACGGCAGGGCGGGGCACCGCGACGCGACCGCGTCCGCGACGGCCCCGCGGGGCCGGGGACGTGCGCTTGACGAAGGACCCGCTAGGGGAGGGGTGGATGAGCGGTTATGTCGCGCGGGTGCGACACGACGAGTCGCCCGGAGGCGACGTCGGACTCGACCCGTTGGTGCGTTCCGCCGCCCAGCGCTGGGCGGAGTCGGACCCCCTGCTTCCCGAACCCGTGGGCTTCGCGCCCAACTCCTACCCGCTGCTGACCGTCAGCGACGAGGACGGTCGAACCGTCGCCGCGGGCAGCATGCACTACACCTGGTACCAGCCGGGCGAGGTCGGCCGGATCTGGGGCGTGCCCGACCAGCACTGGCTCACCCCCATCGTCGGCGGCCCCGAACCCGCCCGCGCCCTGGACTCCCTGCTGACCAGCTGGCGCGACCAGCTCGAGGACCTGCCCACCGGCACCGGCTCGGAATCGGCCGCCCTGGTGAGCTGGCCCGCCCGCGACGTGGCCGGGATCATCCCGCTGCAACGCCACGGCCTGCAGCCCTACACCGTGCTCGCCGCCCGCCAGCGCCGCCGCGGGGTCCCGCCCTCGCTGCCGCCGCGCGACGTCGCCATCCGTCTGGCCGACATCAGCGATCTGACCCAGGTGGTCGGACTGCTGATGGAGGAGCACCGCTACGAACAGCACTTCGGTGGCGTGTTCCTGCAGCCCGACACCGCCGAGCAGACCCGTAAGGTCGCCGCACGGGCGCTCAACCGTTCGCGTTCGTGGATCTGGCTGGCCGAACGCCGCGGCCGGGCCGTGGGCCTGCTGTGGGTGTCCCCGCCCGAACGCTCCCGCTGGGCGAAGTCCCTGGTCAAGGCGCGCCCGATCGCGCACATCGGCTACGGGGTGGTCTCCGCGGCCGAACGCGGCCACGGCATCGGCACCGCCCTGGTCAGCCAGGCCCACCAGGCGCTGGACAGTCACGGGGTGGGTGTGTCCGTGCTCAACTACGCCGCGATGAACCCCCTCTCGGGGCCGTTCTGGCACCGCATGGGCTACCGCCCGGTCTGGACGACCTGGGAGGTCCGTCCCGCCCTCGCCCTGCGCTGACGTCCATCTGAGCCCCTCCCAAGGGTGTTCGTGGTGCCCCGGTGGTCACCGGGGCACACGTGTGCCCCGGGTGAGTGCCACCCGGTGACGGGGATCACCCTGCCGGCTGGTTAGCCTGGGCGCGCAAGCGCAGCGTGGCGAGAGGTGGAGTCGATGGCCGGGGACGATCGTGGGCCCGAGGGTGCCGAGCACGTGGAGATCGTGGAGGTGGGTCCGCGTGACGGCCTCCAGAACGAGGCCACCGTGTTGTCGGTCGAGGACCGGATCGAGCTGATCGACCG
This DNA window, taken from Nocardiopsis exhalans, encodes the following:
- a CDS encoding GNAT family N-acetyltransferase, which produces MSGYVARVRHDESPGGDVGLDPLVRSAAQRWAESDPLLPEPVGFAPNSYPLLTVSDEDGRTVAAGSMHYTWYQPGEVGRIWGVPDQHWLTPIVGGPEPARALDSLLTSWRDQLEDLPTGTGSESAALVSWPARDVAGIIPLQRHGLQPYTVLAARQRRRGVPPSLPPRDVAIRLADISDLTQVVGLLMEEHRYEQHFGGVFLQPDTAEQTRKVAARALNRSRSWIWLAERRGRAVGLLWVSPPERSRWAKSLVKARPIAHIGYGVVSAAERGHGIGTALVSQAHQALDSHGVGVSVLNYAAMNPLSGPFWHRMGYRPVWTTWEVRPALALR